The segment TAAACACAAACAGGGTTCCGTTACGTGGTTCTTGTTTTAATTGATTACGCCACAGGGCGGCAAATCCATCAAAACCACAACGGAAATCAGCCGGTTTAACGGCAAGGAGTATTTGAGTCTCAGCGGTCAGGTGGATCATTGCTGCTCTCCTGCTTCGTGTATCAGGACTCGTAGTAAATCAGGAGACAACTCCCCACTGATACGTATTTGACTTGAATTGGGTAAGGTCAGCTGCAGGTTCAAACCTGACTTATGTTGAACATCGGGCTCAATCTGTAGCGGAATAAAGTCGGGTACAGGCTGCTCGGTAGGAAGCTGCTTGTGCCTGGAATTAAGCTGAGTGGTACAGATCCGCAGAGCTCTGGTGATCTGGCCGCTGCCATAATTTTTCAGCAACTCTACTGCCAGATGGCGTAGCTCATCAGGGATGTTTTCACGTGAATTAATGCGGTTTTTGCGCCAGAGCTCAAAAGCAGTGACAGTCTGGTTCAGTTTTCCTGGTTCTGCATAGTGCTGTTCCTCATGTTGGGGTGCACTAAGTAAACCAGAGCTGAAACGGTTAAGTTGAGCTATGTTGTCGTAAGCTCACGCTCCATACAGATTCAATCGCATGGTTATAGAGCCATGCCATTATTTCAGAAAGAAAGTCTGGCCAAATGTCATTGCATCAACGGGCTTACTATACATAAACCCTTGGACAAGATAACATCCTTGCGAGAGCAAGAAAGCTTCTTGCGGTTCTTCTTCGATTCCTTCGGCAATAACATTTATTCCTAGGTTATTCGCAAGATCAATTATTGTTTTTACAATCGCACAATCGCCTTTATCATCTGGAACATCATTAACAAAAGAGCGATCGATTTTTAGCTTTGAAATTGGGAGTTGCTGTAAATAACGAAGTGAGGAGTAACTGGTTCCAAAATCATCCACAGCGACATGAACACCTAGATCTCTGAGTACCTGAAGTTGCCTAGAGACTTCTTTTGTGTCGCTCATAAGATAACTTTCTGTTATTTCGAGCTCAAGATAATGTGGTGGTAGCTGAGTCATAGCAAGGCAGTCCTTGACTATGCTTGTAAAATTGCTCTGGATAAGTTGATTTCCTGAAACATTGACAGATATGAAGTCTAGCTCGTAGCCTTCTCTTCTCCATTCTTGCATCTGACGACAAGCCTCATAAAGTACCCATTGCCCCAAAGGAATGATAACGCCACATTCTTCAGCAATTGGGATGAACTTGTCAGGTGGTATCATTCCACTTTTTGGGTGGAACCAGCGAATAAGAGCTTCAGATCCAACAACCTGCCGTGTTTTTAAATCGATCTGCGGTTGATAAAAGAGTTGAAACTCATCATTATCTAACCCAGTTCTCAGGTTATTTTCTAAATGGAAGCGCTCTGTCACCTTCAAACGCAATGCTTCATTTGAAAGCTGATAACTATTACGCCCCAGCTTCTTCGCCTGATACATAGCAGCATCAGCACTCTGAATCAGCTCTTTTTCACTACCAGCATCATAGGGAAATAGGCTTACGCCAATACTGGCCGTAACGAACAATTCATGCTCTTCAATTCGAAAAACCTGACTAAGCCCTTTAAGGAACTTTTCACAAACAGAAACTACACTTTCTGGCCCGTTAAAATCTTCCAATAGTAAAAGGAATTCATCCCCACCTGAACGAGCCAATGTATCCGACTCTCTAATATGACTAAGAAGACGGTTTGATATTTTCTGAAGAAGCTTATCTCCTACAGAATGTCCGAGTGAATCGTTGATAACTTTAAATCGGTCTAAATCAATAAAGAAAACTGCCACTTCACATTCGTGCCTTTGTGCACGCTTTAAAGCACAAGAAAGACGTTCGGAAAATAACCTGCGGTTTGGCAAACCTGTAAGAATATCGTGATCAGCCATGTGACGCAGTTTTTCCTGAGCCTCATACCGCTCCGTCACATCATTGATTTTTACAACAATACCCTCAACTTTTACATTGTCTTTAGCAAAATAGGGGTGATAACTTACATCAACAAAGCGCTTCCCATGCTCCGGAAAAGATACCCATGTTTCAAAACTTACCTCTTTTCCCTGAAGTGCTATATCAAATTTAGGTCTCATTACTTCATAAAAAAACTCATCGCCAAAAAGGTACCGGGCTGTTTTCCCAACAATCTCTTCACGGCTTAATTGGAAAGCATTCAGATAAGTATCATTAACAGCCTGATACATATAGTCCTTATCAACATACGCTAAAAAATCATGGGATATCGACATAATCTTTTCGTACTGCATCAAGGTATTTTCAGCCTTGCGCATAGAGGTAATATCATTGGCAATGACCAAGATTCGGTGCTCACCCTGTTGATTGAAAAAAGGTTTCTTTATTGACATATAATGACGTCGCTGACCCGTATTCACATCAAATGAGTCTTCATACACCACCTCTGTTTCACCTTTATCCATGATAGAGCGAACATTGTGTTTAAAGTTTTCAGCATGCTTAAGGTGAGGGATATAGTCACTATCATCTTTACCGATCATTGAATCGGGGTCAACCACATTGTAAAGATCAGCTAGCGTCTTATTTGTCAGTACAAATTTGCCATCGTAATCTTTAACAAGAAATGGACTCGGAAACTCATTAATGACCTGGCGAAACATATCCTTCTGTTCTTCCAAATCTGATTGAATTTTTCTTAGTTCAGTAACATCCGTCGCAATAAGTAGAATATGCTTTTCGCCAGATTCATTTACAAACGGTTTTTTCATAGACTGAAAATTTCTAACTTCGCCAGTGTTTACATCGATAGAATCTTCAAACACAGTTTGAGTCTTGCCCTTATCCATAATTTGACGAACATTGTTGTAAAAAAAATCGGCAAGCTCTTTATCAGGTATATAATCCCCGTCATCTTTCCCTACCATCGACTCGGGACTTGAAACACCATAAAGCTCAGCTACAGCTTTGTTTGTTAAAACAAACTTCCCGTCATAGTTTTTGACAACAAGAGGACTTGGTACCTCATCAATAAGAAAGCGCAGTAATTCATTTTGTTTCTTGAGAGTAGTTTCATTTTCAGCATACTCAGCTGCTAACCGCATTTCATTTATATGAATGACAAAAAATTCTTGATCTGACAAGACCTCTCGCGTTACAAAAAAACTGACTAAGATATTTTTAGAGCACCTACGCCTAATCAATAACTCCGTTTCATAATACAAAGTCTCTTTGGTACGCAGAGATGAAAAAAAAGACTCAAAGTCAAAGGTGGGTGCGATTTCCAGTATTGACATCTGACGTAACTCTTCAGAGTTATATCCCAAGCGAGAAGCAAAAACTTCACTTACCTGAACCAAACGCCCCAGTTTATCGACCACTAGAATCGACTCAGTCATTTTTTGTCTGCTTGATGAAACCAAGTCGTTATATTGCGTAAACGATAATGTCATAACCAACTGGATTAATTATAAAAGTTATACCTATAGTATATGGTTCGAAATAAAACACCGCTAGCTCTTATACCAATAGAGTTGGAGTTTATGGGAAAACTGAGAAGCTGTACACGTAGATGACAACCCAGCATTGAGGGATCCCCTCATAAATCCGCCAGAGCATAGCCATTTTTTAAGACCTGCTCAGCTAAATCCATGGCCGCTGCTAAGATGATCCGCACCAGCAGTTTTGAACACCGAGTTAAGTGAGTTTGGACTGCCCGGACTCTCCTTGACAAATATCGCCTATTATGCATCGAACCATAATGGTGTTATCCGCACATCAGCTCCCAATCGCTTACACGAGTTATTAACTCTACGCTTATTAAGGGTTTTGCCAATGTTGGTCTTACCTATTTTTCATCATTTTCTTACTCAGCAATTATTGATGTATCGCTCGGCTTGAATGCCTGTCATGCTTTATGCAGCAGCTAATGAAGCATCATAATCCTGATTTTTAGCTACCAGCGCCCATGAAATCCTGGCAATTTTGTTTGCTAAGGCAATAATCGCA is part of the uncultured Draconibacterium sp. genome and harbors:
- a CDS encoding EAL domain-containing protein, translating into MTLSFTQYNDLVSSSRQKMTESILVVDKLGRLVQVSEVFASRLGYNSEELRQMSILEIAPTFDFESFFSSLRTKETLYYETELLIRRRCSKNILVSFFVTREVLSDQEFFVIHINEMRLAAEYAENETTLKKQNELLRFLIDEVPSPLVVKNYDGKFVLTNKAVAELYGVSSPESMVGKDDGDYIPDKELADFFYNNVRQIMDKGKTQTVFEDSIDVNTGEVRNFQSMKKPFVNESGEKHILLIATDVTELRKIQSDLEEQKDMFRQVINEFPSPFLVKDYDGKFVLTNKTLADLYNVVDPDSMIGKDDSDYIPHLKHAENFKHNVRSIMDKGETEVVYEDSFDVNTGQRRHYMSIKKPFFNQQGEHRILVIANDITSMRKAENTLMQYEKIMSISHDFLAYVDKDYMYQAVNDTYLNAFQLSREEIVGKTARYLFGDEFFYEVMRPKFDIALQGKEVSFETWVSFPEHGKRFVDVSYHPYFAKDNVKVEGIVVKINDVTERYEAQEKLRHMADHDILTGLPNRRLFSERLSCALKRAQRHECEVAVFFIDLDRFKVINDSLGHSVGDKLLQKISNRLLSHIRESDTLARSGGDEFLLLLEDFNGPESVVSVCEKFLKGLSQVFRIEEHELFVTASIGVSLFPYDAGSEKELIQSADAAMYQAKKLGRNSYQLSNEALRLKVTERFHLENNLRTGLDNDEFQLFYQPQIDLKTRQVVGSEALIRWFHPKSGMIPPDKFIPIAEECGVIIPLGQWVLYEACRQMQEWRREGYELDFISVNVSGNQLIQSNFTSIVKDCLAMTQLPPHYLELEITESYLMSDTKEVSRQLQVLRDLGVHVAVDDFGTSYSSLRYLQQLPISKLKIDRSFVNDVPDDKGDCAIVKTIIDLANNLGINVIAEGIEEEPQEAFLLSQGCYLVQGFMYSKPVDAMTFGQTFFLK